One part of the Chryseobacterium sp. 7 genome encodes these proteins:
- a CDS encoding cupin domain-containing protein — translation MKLITKKSVLSAAFVAILPFLLFSCDNSSNDPQSEYSDKIESVTLLKTTKSWDGTAYPAYPATQPEISVLKIAVPPNKALDWHKHSVINAAYVEKGEIQIERKEDGKTQWVRKGQVLPEMVNVAHRGKTGDKGATLIVFYSGTPDIPLSEPVK, via the coding sequence ATGAAACTTATAACTAAAAAAAGTGTATTAAGTGCGGCATTCGTTGCTATACTTCCTTTCCTCCTTTTTTCATGTGACAACTCATCAAACGATCCACAATCAGAATATTCTGATAAAATTGAATCAGTGACGTTATTAAAAACGACAAAGTCATGGGATGGAACGGCATATCCTGCTTATCCTGCCACACAACCTGAAATTTCTGTTCTTAAGATTGCCGTCCCCCCAAACAAAGCTTTAGATTGGCATAAACATTCTGTAATCAATGCTGCTTATGTGGAAAAAGGAGAAATCCAGATTGAACGAAAAGAAGATGGTAAAACGCAGTGGGTAAGAAAAGGACAAGTTCTTCCGGAAATGGTAAATGTAGCACACAGAGGCAAAACCGGAGATAAAGGAGCCACTCTTATCGTTTTTTACAGCGGAACTCCTGATATCCCTTTGTCTGAACCCGTAAAATAA
- a CDS encoding c-type cytochrome codes for MKKILLAGIVGLMIISCSKKENTAEVATSSETTAVSEPAKTNLSGDQIMETLDCSGCHAVNERMIGPSYKEIAGKYSEKDTELLASKIIEGGSGVWGSVPMAAHPQVSKEDAKKMVEYILSQKK; via the coding sequence ATGAAAAAAATACTTTTAGCAGGAATTGTTGGTCTTATGATCATTTCCTGTTCTAAAAAAGAAAATACAGCAGAGGTGGCAACTTCTTCTGAAACAACTGCTGTTTCAGAGCCTGCTAAAACTAATCTTTCGGGTGATCAGATCATGGAAACATTGGATTGTTCAGGATGTCACGCTGTTAATGAGAGAATGATAGGACCTTCTTATAAGGAAATTGCAGGAAAGTACTCTGAAAAGGATACAGAACTGCTGGCTTCCAAAATTATAGAAGGCGGAAGTGGAGTATGGGGAAGTGTGCCTATGGCCGCCCATCCACAGGTATCGAAGGAAGATGCCAAAAAAATGGTAGAATATATTTTAAGTCAGAAGAAATAA
- the rlmF gene encoding 23S rRNA (adenine(1618)-N(6))-methyltransferase RlmF, which translates to MSAEKSSLHTRNLHRNPYDFDQLISCVPELKHYVFENAYQTVTINFSIPKAVKLLNKALLLHFYKIKGWDIPDTNLCPPIPGRADYVHYVADLLAEQSDKIPTGNSVKGLDIGTGANLVYPLISYRSYGWTMLGTDINQDSLKNAQHILDQNEDLSSVILLKNQPEVNHIFTNIISPEDRFAFTMCNPPFHDSEESAMKGNIRKTKNLSKSKKAKPLLNFGGQQSELWCEGGELAFITKMINESALFSSQVLWFTCLVSKKENLNKLTHLLKKVNAVEAKTIDMAQGQKVSRMLAWTFIPKKDRKNWLI; encoded by the coding sequence ATGTCCGCTGAAAAATCCAGTCTGCACACAAGAAATCTACATCGTAATCCCTATGATTTTGATCAGCTTATTTCTTGTGTGCCGGAACTGAAACACTATGTTTTCGAAAATGCTTATCAGACAGTAACCATTAATTTCAGTATTCCAAAAGCTGTAAAACTGCTCAACAAAGCATTACTCTTACATTTCTATAAGATTAAAGGCTGGGACATTCCTGACACCAATCTTTGTCCTCCCATTCCTGGACGGGCAGATTATGTACATTATGTTGCAGATCTTCTGGCGGAACAATCAGATAAAATTCCTACAGGAAATTCTGTAAAAGGTCTGGACATAGGAACAGGCGCTAATCTTGTGTATCCATTAATCAGTTACAGGTCTTATGGCTGGACGATGCTGGGAACAGATATCAATCAGGATTCTTTGAAAAATGCTCAGCATATTCTGGATCAGAATGAAGATTTGTCATCTGTTATTCTATTAAAAAATCAGCCAGAAGTTAATCATATCTTTACCAATATCATTAGTCCTGAAGACAGATTTGCCTTCACCATGTGCAATCCTCCTTTTCACGATTCTGAAGAGTCTGCTATGAAAGGAAATATAAGGAAAACGAAAAATCTCAGCAAATCAAAGAAAGCAAAACCTCTTCTTAACTTTGGCGGTCAGCAGTCTGAGCTGTGGTGTGAAGGAGGTGAACTGGCTTTTATTACAAAGATGATTAATGAAAGTGCATTATTTTCATCACAGGTTCTTTGGTTCACATGTCTGGTTTCCAAAAAAGAAAATCTCAATAAGCTTACGCATCTTTTAAAGAAGGTAAACGCCGTAGAAGCAAAAACTATTGATATGGCTCAGGGACAAAAGGTAAGCAGAATGCTGGCCTGGACGTTTATTCCTAAAAAGGACAGAAAAAACTGGTTGATTTAA
- the lysS gene encoding lysine--tRNA ligase produces the protein MQLSEQEIIRREKLNKLTEMGINAFPADEYIITDTTESIKQDFSESKQVKIAGRLMSRRIQGKASFAELQDSKGKIQVYFNRDEICPGEDKELYNEVYKHLLDIGDIIGIEGELFTTQVGEKTVLVKNFTLLTKALRPLPQAKTDENGVVHDGFTDPELRYRQRYVDLTVNPQVKEIFVKRTKLFNAMRTFFNDAGYFEVETPILQSIPGGAAAKPFITHHNALDIPLYLRIANELYLKRLIVGGFDGVYEFSKNFRNEGMDRTHNPEFTAMEIYVAYKDYNWMMDFTEKLLEFCAIQVNGTTTATFGEHNVDFKAPYPRVSMTEAILKFTGFDITGKTEKELYDFAKSIGIEVNETMGKGKLIDEIFGEKCEGNFIQPTFITDYPIEMSPLTKKHRSKEGLTERFELMVCGKEIANAYSELNDPIDQRERFEAQMALSERGDDEAMFIDQDFLRALEYGMPPTSGLGIGMDRLIMFLTNNASIQEVLFFPQMRPEKAVPQIELGEDEKVILEILNSQEEAMSLAEVKERSQLSGKKWDKASKTLTKNNIVKVEKIDENLLMKLA, from the coding sequence ATGCAATTATCAGAACAAGAAATCATTAGAAGAGAAAAGCTGAATAAGCTTACTGAAATGGGAATTAATGCGTTCCCGGCGGATGAGTATATAATCACAGATACTACAGAATCTATAAAACAGGACTTCTCTGAAAGTAAACAGGTGAAGATCGCTGGTAGATTGATGTCCCGCAGAATTCAGGGGAAGGCTTCTTTTGCAGAATTGCAGGATTCTAAAGGAAAAATTCAGGTTTATTTCAACAGAGATGAGATTTGTCCGGGGGAAGATAAAGAATTATATAATGAAGTATACAAGCATCTTTTGGATATCGGTGATATTATCGGAATTGAAGGGGAATTGTTTACGACTCAGGTAGGAGAGAAGACGGTTTTAGTGAAAAACTTTACGCTTCTTACAAAGGCTTTACGTCCACTACCTCAGGCTAAAACTGACGAAAACGGAGTTGTACACGATGGGTTTACAGATCCGGAATTAAGATACAGACAGCGTTATGTAGATTTAACGGTAAATCCGCAGGTTAAAGAAATTTTCGTGAAGAGAACAAAACTGTTCAACGCCATGAGGACATTCTTTAATGATGCAGGATATTTTGAGGTGGAAACACCTATTCTACAGTCAATTCCTGGTGGAGCTGCTGCAAAACCGTTTATCACGCACCACAATGCGCTGGATATTCCATTATATTTAAGAATTGCTAACGAATTATATCTGAAAAGATTAATCGTAGGTGGTTTTGACGGAGTATATGAGTTCTCTAAAAACTTCAGAAATGAAGGGATGGACAGAACACATAACCCAGAATTTACCGCTATGGAAATCTATGTAGCTTACAAAGATTACAACTGGATGATGGATTTCACTGAGAAATTACTGGAATTCTGTGCTATCCAGGTAAATGGAACTACAACAGCTACCTTCGGAGAACACAATGTAGACTTCAAAGCACCTTATCCAAGAGTTTCCATGACAGAAGCGATCCTGAAATTTACAGGATTCGATATTACTGGAAAAACAGAGAAAGAATTATACGATTTTGCTAAGTCTATCGGTATCGAAGTAAACGAGACGATGGGGAAAGGAAAGCTGATTGATGAGATCTTTGGTGAGAAATGTGAAGGAAACTTTATTCAGCCGACTTTCATTACAGATTACCCGATCGAAATGTCTCCACTGACAAAGAAACATAGAAGCAAAGAAGGTTTAACAGAACGTTTCGAATTAATGGTGTGCGGTAAAGAAATCGCAAACGCTTATTCAGAGCTTAATGACCCTATAGATCAGAGAGAGCGTTTTGAAGCACAGATGGCGTTATCTGAAAGAGGAGATGATGAAGCAATGTTCATCGATCAGGACTTCTTAAGAGCTCTTGAATATGGTATGCCGCCAACCTCAGGATTAGGAATCGGTATGGACAGATTAATCATGTTCTTAACGAATAATGCCTCTATTCAGGAAGTATTGTTCTTCCCTCAGATGAGACCAGAGAAAGCGGTTCCGCAAATTGAATTGGGTGAGGATGAAAAAGTGATCCTTGAAATCCTTAATTCTCAGGAAGAAGCAATGTCTTTAGCTGAAGTAAAGGAAAGAAGCCAGTTATCCGGTAAAAAATGGGATAAAGCTTCCAAAACTTTAACAAAGAATAATATTGTGAAAGTAGAGAAGATTGACGAAAATCTTTTGATGAAATTGGCTTAA
- a CDS encoding ClbS/DfsB family four-helix bundle protein, giving the protein MQTYKDKAALIEEIRKRHIMYDEEFNDIKEEERDLLKLRIDKTPSQNISYQLGWTHLLLQWEADEQKGIDVKTPTPEYKWNNLGGLYQSFYNKYGSHSLQKQRELLQNQVNKIINWIESLDDETLFTPGQRKWATTSAQWPVWKWIHINTVAPFKNFRLQLRKWKKEKGTE; this is encoded by the coding sequence ATGCAGACTTATAAAGATAAAGCAGCGCTTATTGAGGAGATCAGGAAAAGACATATAATGTATGATGAGGAATTTAATGATATAAAAGAAGAGGAAAGGGATCTTTTGAAGCTAAGAATTGACAAAACTCCATCGCAAAATATTTCTTATCAGTTAGGCTGGACTCACCTGCTTTTGCAATGGGAAGCTGATGAGCAAAAAGGAATTGATGTAAAAACTCCTACTCCAGAATACAAATGGAATAACCTGGGAGGATTATATCAATCTTTTTATAATAAATATGGTTCTCATAGTTTACAAAAGCAAAGAGAACTTCTGCAAAATCAGGTTAATAAAATTATTAACTGGATAGAAAGCCTTGATGATGAGACATTATTTACTCCCGGACAGAGAAAATGGGCAACAACATCAGCTCAATGGCCAGTCTGGAAATGGATTCATATCAATACCGTCGCTCCGTTTAAGAATTTCAGGTTACAGCTTCGGAAATGGAAAAAAGAAAAAGGTACAGAATAG
- a CDS encoding cytochrome d ubiquinol oxidase subunit II translates to MIYVVIGFLWLSICLYIILGGADFGAGIVELFTHKKARNKTQEIMYESIAPVWEANHMWLIIAIVILFVGFPEIYTTMSTYLHIPLVLMLLGIIARGTAFTFRHYDAVKDNWQVLYTHIFYYASLLTPFFLGLIAAATVSHSINPDAVGFLDLYVFSWLNWFGVSVGLFTVALCAYLASIFSLRETRDKADLLLMIRKSKQTMIFVVITGVLVFFTAYISDIPLLMWVFSKPLGIMAIAFATVALLLILRALNHQKLLPVRALAGFQMVMILVAATYQHNPDIILLGNGQHLSLLEHMAPEKTIAALGWALMLGSLFILPFLFYLMASFSKLRK, encoded by the coding sequence ATGATTTACGTTGTAATAGGTTTTCTATGGCTGTCCATCTGTCTTTATATTATTTTGGGCGGAGCTGATTTCGGAGCTGGAATTGTGGAGCTTTTCACGCATAAAAAAGCCAGAAATAAGACCCAGGAAATCATGTATGAGTCCATAGCGCCCGTTTGGGAAGCCAATCACATGTGGCTGATCATAGCGATTGTAATTCTCTTTGTAGGTTTTCCTGAAATTTATACCACCATGTCTACTTATCTTCATATTCCTTTGGTATTGATGCTTCTGGGAATTATTGCGAGAGGAACTGCATTTACATTCAGACATTATGATGCGGTGAAGGACAACTGGCAGGTTTTATATACTCATATTTTCTACTATGCGAGCCTTTTAACGCCTTTCTTTCTGGGATTAATTGCAGCGGCAACGGTTTCCCATTCTATCAATCCTGATGCAGTAGGTTTTCTGGATCTGTACGTTTTCAGCTGGCTGAACTGGTTTGGAGTTTCCGTAGGTTTATTTACGGTGGCACTTTGTGCTTATCTTGCTTCTATCTTTTCACTAAGAGAAACCCGTGATAAGGCCGATCTTTTATTAATGATAAGAAAATCAAAACAGACCATGATCTTTGTGGTCATTACCGGAGTACTTGTATTTTTTACGGCTTATATTTCGGATATTCCTCTTTTGATGTGGGTATTTTCTAAGCCTTTGGGTATTATGGCGATTGCCTTTGCTACAGTGGCATTATTGCTTATTTTAAGAGCTTTGAACCATCAAAAACTACTTCCCGTACGTGCATTGGCAGGATTTCAGATGGTGATGATTCTGGTAGCAGCAACCTATCAGCATAATCCGGATATTATTTTATTAGGAAACGGACAGCACCTTTCACTACTTGAGCATATGGCTCCTGAAAAGACTATTGCGGCATTGGGCTGGGCTTTAATGCTAGGTTCATTATTTATTCTTCCGTTTTTATTTTATCTGATGGCTTCTTTCAGTAAGTTGAGAAAATAG
- a CDS encoding cytochrome ubiquinol oxidase subunit I — MDDFIAARAQMALSLGFHIIFSCVGMVMPFLMAFAHWKYLKTNNEVYKGLTKAWSKGVAILFATGAVSGTMLSFELGLLWPGFMKHAGPIFGMPFSLEGTAFFIEAIAIGFFLYGWERFNKWFHWFCGFLVGLSGLASGILVVAANSWMNSPTGFDYINGQYLNIDPIKAMFNDAWFPQALHMTVAAFCATGFAVAGVHAFMIMRKRNIEFHTKAFRIAVGFALIGAFGAPLSGDVAAKSVADRQPIKLAAMEAHFETEKGASFVIGGIPDEEKEEVKYAVKIPKVLSFLVSNDFNAEVKGLKDFPRDEWPPIAVVHYAFQIMIFFGVVMIIIGAIYLYAFFFKKEWLTKHWLLKTFLIATPFGYIALEAGWTVTEVGRQPWIIYGIMRTVDAVTPMPGIQYSFYFFTAIFISLSLILVFLLKRQIQMVPKLYDPTDSQFNDKNKKS, encoded by the coding sequence ATGGATGATTTTATAGCAGCACGCGCTCAGATGGCACTCTCTCTGGGCTTTCATATCATATTCTCCTGTGTGGGTATGGTGATGCCTTTTCTGATGGCTTTTGCCCATTGGAAATACCTTAAAACCAATAATGAAGTATATAAAGGATTAACAAAAGCATGGAGCAAAGGGGTTGCTATCCTTTTTGCTACAGGAGCCGTTTCAGGAACGATGCTTTCTTTTGAGCTTGGACTTTTATGGCCCGGTTTTATGAAACATGCGGGCCCTATTTTCGGAATGCCTTTTTCTTTGGAAGGAACAGCCTTTTTTATTGAAGCAATTGCTATCGGGTTCTTTTTATATGGATGGGAAAGATTCAATAAATGGTTTCACTGGTTCTGCGGATTTCTTGTAGGGCTAAGCGGGCTTGCTTCCGGAATTCTGGTAGTGGCAGCCAATTCTTGGATGAACTCTCCTACCGGTTTTGATTATATCAATGGGCAGTATCTTAATATAGATCCTATTAAAGCAATGTTTAATGATGCATGGTTTCCACAGGCTCTTCACATGACGGTTGCTGCATTTTGCGCTACGGGATTTGCAGTAGCCGGAGTACATGCCTTTATGATCATGCGAAAAAGAAATATTGAATTTCATACCAAAGCGTTTAGAATTGCGGTAGGTTTTGCTTTGATCGGAGCATTTGGTGCTCCATTAAGTGGTGATGTTGCCGCTAAATCGGTAGCAGATAGACAGCCCATCAAATTAGCAGCAATGGAAGCTCATTTTGAAACTGAAAAAGGGGCTTCATTTGTGATTGGTGGAATTCCCGATGAGGAAAAAGAAGAAGTAAAATATGCGGTGAAAATCCCAAAAGTTTTAAGTTTTCTGGTGAGTAATGATTTCAATGCTGAAGTAAAAGGTCTTAAAGATTTTCCAAGAGACGAATGGCCTCCGATTGCGGTTGTTCATTATGCCTTTCAGATTATGATCTTCTTTGGAGTAGTCATGATTATTATTGGTGCTATTTATTTATATGCTTTCTTCTTCAAAAAAGAATGGCTGACAAAACATTGGTTGCTAAAAACTTTTTTAATAGCAACACCTTTCGGATATATTGCACTGGAAGCCGGATGGACGGTAACAGAAGTCGGAAGACAGCCATGGATCATTTACGGAATTATGAGAACAGTAGACGCAGTTACTCCTATGCCGGGAATACAGTATTCATTCTATTTCTTTACGGCTATTTTCATCTCATTATCATTGATTCTTGTTTTCCTTTTAAAGAGACAGATCCAAATGGTACCGAAACTTTACGATCCTACGGATTCTCAGTTTAACGATAAAAACAAAAAATCATGA
- the gyrB gene encoding DNA topoisomerase (ATP-hydrolyzing) subunit B produces MSQKQYTASSIQALEGMEHVRMRPSMYIGDVGVRGLHHLVYEVVDNSIDEALAGYCDTIFVSIKEGNGIEVSDNGRGIPVDFHEKEQKSALEVVMTKIGAGGKFDKDSYKVSGGLHGVGVSCVNALSNEMITTVYRDGNVYQQIYSRGKAQTGVEEIGHSEKRGTKQFFQPDDSIFTELIYNYDTLASRLRELSYLNKGITITLTDEREALEDGSFRTEIFHSEGGLKEFVAYIDGSRESIMEHVIFMEGERDDIPVEVAMRYNTSFNENLHSYVNNINTHEGGTHLAGFRRALTRTLKKYADDLGIPQKEKVEVTGDDFREGLTAVISVKVMEPQFEGQTKTKLGNSEVSGAVDKIVGEMLTNFLEENPAEAKLIVQKVVLAAKARQAAKKAREMVQRKSPMGGSGLPGKLSDCSSKDPAESELFLVEGDSAGGTAKQGRDRHFQAILPLRGKILNVEKSMLHKVYDNEEIRNIYTALGVSVGTEEDSKALNMAKLRYHKIVIMTDADIDGSHISTLILTFFFRYMKELIENGYIYIAQPPLYLLKKGNKKVYAYNEKEREEFTLEMAPDGKGVEVQRYKGLGEMNPEQLWETTLNPEHRILKQVNIDNAVEADSIFSMLMGDEVPPRREFIEKNAKYAKIDA; encoded by the coding sequence ATGAGTCAAAAACAATATACAGCTAGTAGTATTCAGGCATTGGAAGGAATGGAGCACGTTCGTATGCGTCCTTCAATGTACATTGGTGATGTAGGAGTCAGAGGACTTCACCACTTGGTTTATGAAGTAGTAGATAACTCTATTGACGAGGCATTGGCAGGATACTGCGACACGATCTTCGTTAGCATCAAGGAAGGAAACGGAATTGAAGTAAGTGATAATGGTAGAGGTATCCCGGTTGATTTCCACGAAAAAGAGCAGAAATCTGCCCTTGAAGTGGTAATGACAAAAATTGGAGCCGGAGGTAAGTTTGATAAAGACTCTTATAAGGTTTCAGGAGGTCTGCATGGGGTAGGGGTTTCGTGTGTGAATGCGCTTTCCAATGAGATGATCACTACTGTTTACAGAGATGGAAATGTTTACCAGCAGATTTATTCCAGAGGAAAAGCACAGACAGGTGTTGAAGAGATTGGTCACAGCGAAAAAAGAGGTACCAAGCAGTTTTTCCAGCCGGATGATAGTATATTTACAGAATTAATTTACAATTACGATACATTAGCAAGCCGTTTAAGAGAACTTTCTTACCTTAATAAAGGAATTACCATTACATTAACTGATGAAAGAGAAGCATTAGAAGATGGTTCTTTCAGAACAGAGATTTTTCATTCTGAGGGAGGATTAAAAGAGTTTGTTGCCTATATTGATGGCAGCCGTGAATCTATCATGGAGCATGTGATTTTCATGGAAGGCGAAAGAGATGATATCCCCGTAGAAGTTGCAATGCGTTACAACACTTCTTTCAACGAAAATTTACACTCTTACGTAAACAATATCAACACTCATGAAGGAGGAACTCACCTGGCAGGTTTTAGACGTGCTTTGACGAGAACCCTTAAGAAATATGCTGATGATTTGGGTATTCCACAGAAAGAAAAAGTGGAAGTGACAGGAGATGATTTCCGTGAGGGATTAACAGCTGTGATTTCCGTAAAAGTAATGGAGCCTCAGTTTGAAGGACAAACGAAAACAAAACTAGGAAACTCTGAAGTTTCCGGAGCTGTAGATAAAATTGTAGGAGAAATGCTTACGAACTTCTTAGAGGAGAATCCGGCAGAAGCTAAGTTGATTGTTCAGAAGGTTGTTTTAGCAGCAAAAGCAAGACAGGCAGCTAAAAAAGCTCGTGAAATGGTTCAGAGAAAATCTCCTATGGGAGGATCTGGCCTTCCCGGGAAATTATCTGACTGCTCATCCAAAGACCCGGCAGAATCTGAATTGTTCCTTGTAGAGGGAGATTCCGCAGGTGGAACAGCTAAGCAGGGAAGAGACAGACACTTCCAGGCTATCCTTCCTTTAAGAGGTAAAATTTTGAACGTAGAAAAATCTATGCTTCATAAAGTTTATGATAATGAGGAAATCAGAAATATCTACACGGCTCTTGGAGTTTCTGTAGGTACTGAAGAAGATAGCAAAGCATTGAACATGGCTAAGCTAAGATACCACAAAATTGTTATCATGACCGATGCCGATATTGACGGATCCCACATTTCTACATTGATTCTTACTTTCTTCTTCAGATATATGAAAGAACTTATTGAGAACGGGTATATTTATATTGCTCAGCCTCCTTTGTATCTATTAAAGAAAGGAAACAAAAAAGTATATGCTTACAACGAAAAAGAACGTGAAGAGTTTACTTTAGAAATGGCTCCGGACGGAAAAGGAGTAGAAGTACAACGTTACAAAGGTCTTGGAGAGATGAACCCTGAGCAGCTTTGGGAAACAACGCTTAACCCTGAACACAGAATTCTGAAGCAGGTAAACATTGATAATGCAGTGGAAGCAGACAGTATTTTCTCAATGCTGATGGGAGATGAAGTTCCGCCAAGAAGAGAGTTTATCGAGAAAAATGCGAAATATGCAAAAATTGATGCATAA
- a CDS encoding DUF5684 domain-containing protein, which translates to MLTLLQTDPYNGADAASGAVAAGLGIGTMFFGLLCYIFYGYCMYKIFQKAGRQDAWAAFIPIYNTIVLLEIVKKPIWWIILFCIPLVNIYAIWVVYDRLAKGFSKETPLYTILILFFGFIFIPVLGLGSDQFDSKLVPND; encoded by the coding sequence ATGTTAACTCTTTTACAAACAGACCCTTACAATGGGGCGGATGCCGCGTCTGGAGCAGTAGCAGCAGGATTAGGAATAGGAACTATGTTCTTTGGCTTACTTTGCTATATTTTTTATGGATATTGTATGTATAAAATCTTCCAGAAAGCAGGAAGACAAGATGCATGGGCAGCCTTTATCCCAATTTATAATACAATCGTATTGCTGGAAATCGTGAAAAAACCAATATGGTGGATCATTCTTTTCTGTATTCCGTTGGTAAATATCTATGCCATCTGGGTTGTGTATGACAGATTGGCTAAAGGTTTTTCTAAAGAAACTCCATTGTACACTATTCTGATTCTATTTTTCGGATTTATCTTCATCCCGGTGTTGGGTCTTGGAAGTGATCAGTTTGATAGTAAACTGGTTCCGAATGATTAA
- a CDS encoding transposase, translating to MNLKNLNIGSLIKDSVVKSEIDMNRICNFLNCTEKEVLEMYVSMSLNTEVLLGWLKLLEYELFRLYPQHLILYVPQSSMEYVHKKKEDSSLPAFRKNLYTKEIVEFVLEKIKKRKND from the coding sequence ATGAATCTGAAAAATCTGAATATTGGATCGCTTATTAAAGATAGTGTTGTTAAAAGTGAGATTGATATGAACCGTATCTGTAATTTTTTGAATTGTACAGAAAAAGAAGTATTAGAAATGTATGTATCAATGTCATTAAATACAGAAGTATTACTAGGCTGGTTAAAACTTCTTGAATATGAGTTGTTTAGACTTTATCCTCAACATTTGATCCTATACGTCCCACAATCTTCCATGGAATATGTGCACAAGAAAAAAGAAGATAGCTCACTTCCTGCTTTTCGGAAAAATCTTTATACTAAAGAAATTGTAGAATTTGTATTGGAAAAAATCAAAAAAAGGAAAAATGACTAA
- a CDS encoding helix-turn-helix domain-containing protein, with translation MTKNIPDYKKIYIDLINEKYPEKKEEFKIIFSKKDFSLLDVMKCSKMLVGKEDENTFVFNQKLHSFDKESILKILDYQKDHNYNNSEVARYFKISRNTIASWKKRFV, from the coding sequence ATGACAAAAAATATCCCAGATTACAAAAAGATCTATATAGATCTTATTAACGAAAAATATCCAGAAAAAAAAGAAGAATTTAAAATTATATTCTCTAAAAAAGACTTTTCCTTACTTGATGTGATGAAGTGCAGTAAGATGCTTGTGGGTAAAGAAGATGAAAATACTTTTGTATTTAATCAAAAACTTCATTCTTTTGATAAGGAATCTATCCTGAAAATACTTGATTACCAAAAGGACCATAATTATAACAACAGTGAGGTTGCCCGATATTTTAAAATAAGCAGAAATACAATTGCTAGTTGGAAAAAGAGATTTGTTTAA